One segment of Opitutaceae bacterium DNA contains the following:
- a CDS encoding tetratricopeptide repeat protein yields MTVFLPCLGVAFLAGCSAEARKDRAIKRGDEFVAENKYDRAEIEYLNALGDDPQNAHAMGRLGAIYLGQGRLARAFPLLKRATEIDPNDLWARGKLASVYMAVGNPTAAFAEAAAIIKIDPSVLEVPVTLAEASNTPAQVAASKTLLNALPASAAELPSVLTGKGILAARSGDLAQATALLERAATATHPSAAAFSVLGAIWMNHKDMAKAEAAFAKAAELSDMRSPRRIQYALFKYNRGDVDGAKKYLDEAFKAAPDFYPAGLRLAELLMRERKFGEAEALADRMLAKDGSNHEALLLGIRLALARGDTAKALVKANAFVQMYPQVADAHFEKARVLLARNETTEAIASLNQVLAINPDYDQAITTLAEIDTRQGNRSAAVTSLSRYLEKNPNNVDAQFLLADAFRGLGDFQGALGVYKVLEARTPIDERVHYGKGVTLRALGQVDAARRALELARSYEPTAYPALEQLLEMDVADRQFDRAQKRLNVALASKPSDARLIQLVGRLKLVQGDATQAAVQFRKAIELDPNLTSAYMFLAKIYLDTNDSARALENLLQVEKRNPRDTSAILMQGVIYEQQKEYTKARDAYERILAVNPQFAPALNNLASLYLRNFNDLKKAGELAKRARDAWPADPVIADTAGWILHKQGDYATAQTLLMDSAGKLTDNAEVQYHLAMNYYMLGDAKAAKAAFEEALRLKGKFPEAAEIPSRLALLNAAESGVSTEVLERYVRESPQDPFAVGQLAIRQEKEGKIDAAIATQRVALKLNPQNAKAMTALARMLKAKGNIAEATEFAKAARKLVPDDLEVLSLNGGLALMAGDFSAAYPVLDDVARAQPRNAAVRLDLAKAAFAIGRVAEAKSALQQALALAPNESDRESLQLIAGLENPLAVRDLAERRLAMNPEDLPALMISALATTAPDDAIKILEQLLTKYPDFSPAQRKLAILLSISASNDKRTIELATKARIAFPSDSDLAKALGIAVYRQGEHRRAVVLMETAKGGRPSDPEVWYYLGMSQQALKDPGKAQAALEKSLELGLTGAMAESAQAAIKAMKG; encoded by the coding sequence TTGACTGTTTTTTTGCCGTGTCTTGGCGTTGCGTTCCTCGCGGGGTGCTCGGCTGAGGCGAGAAAGGATCGAGCCATTAAGCGGGGTGATGAGTTTGTGGCGGAGAACAAGTACGATCGGGCTGAAATCGAATACCTAAACGCCCTGGGTGACGACCCGCAGAATGCGCACGCGATGGGTCGGCTGGGAGCGATCTATTTGGGACAAGGGAGGCTCGCGCGCGCCTTTCCCTTGCTGAAGCGGGCTACCGAAATTGATCCCAATGACCTTTGGGCGCGCGGAAAGCTGGCCTCGGTGTACATGGCGGTTGGCAACCCGACCGCGGCGTTCGCAGAGGCGGCGGCGATCATCAAGATTGACCCAAGCGTGCTTGAGGTTCCGGTGACCCTGGCTGAGGCCAGCAACACGCCGGCGCAAGTCGCTGCTTCCAAAACGTTGCTGAACGCATTGCCAGCGTCCGCTGCCGAACTGCCCTCAGTTCTCACGGGCAAGGGCATACTGGCGGCCAGGTCTGGTGATCTGGCGCAGGCCACTGCTTTGCTGGAACGTGCAGCAACGGCGACGCACCCGTCAGCGGCGGCCTTTAGCGTGTTGGGAGCGATCTGGATGAACCACAAGGATATGGCCAAGGCTGAGGCGGCCTTCGCCAAGGCCGCTGAACTATCGGACATGCGTTCCCCGCGCCGCATCCAATACGCGCTATTCAAGTACAACCGGGGAGATGTTGACGGTGCCAAAAAGTACTTGGACGAGGCTTTCAAGGCCGCGCCTGACTTCTACCCCGCGGGCCTTCGACTTGCGGAACTGCTGATGCGTGAAAGGAAATTTGGTGAGGCTGAGGCGCTGGCGGACCGCATGCTGGCGAAAGACGGAAGCAACCACGAAGCACTCCTGCTTGGCATACGACTGGCATTGGCCCGGGGAGATACGGCAAAGGCCTTGGTGAAGGCGAATGCCTTTGTACAGATGTACCCGCAGGTGGCTGACGCCCATTTTGAAAAGGCGCGTGTGCTCCTGGCGCGGAATGAGACGACTGAAGCAATTGCCAGCCTCAATCAGGTTCTTGCGATCAACCCAGACTATGATCAAGCGATAACAACGCTTGCTGAGATCGATACCCGCCAGGGGAATCGCAGCGCAGCGGTGACTTCTCTCAGTCGGTATCTGGAGAAGAATCCCAACAATGTGGATGCGCAATTCCTGCTCGCCGACGCCTTTCGCGGCTTGGGAGATTTCCAAGGTGCCTTGGGCGTGTACAAGGTACTCGAAGCCCGAACTCCGATTGACGAGCGCGTGCACTATGGAAAGGGCGTTACGCTGCGCGCGCTCGGACAGGTTGACGCCGCGCGCCGTGCGCTGGAACTCGCGAGATCGTATGAGCCGACAGCCTATCCCGCACTTGAGCAACTGCTCGAGATGGACGTCGCCGACCGTCAGTTTGACCGAGCGCAAAAGCGATTGAATGTCGCGTTGGCTTCCAAGCCATCGGATGCGAGGCTGATACAGTTGGTTGGGCGCCTCAAGCTCGTGCAGGGGGATGCGACTCAGGCGGCAGTCCAGTTTCGGAAGGCAATTGAATTGGATCCCAATTTGACATCCGCCTACATGTTTCTGGCGAAGATTTACCTGGATACCAACGATTCAGCCCGCGCATTGGAAAACCTGCTGCAGGTCGAAAAGCGGAACCCGCGCGATACGAGTGCGATTCTCATGCAGGGGGTGATTTACGAACAGCAGAAGGAATACACCAAGGCGCGGGATGCGTATGAGAGAATCCTGGCTGTGAATCCCCAGTTCGCTCCGGCGCTCAACAATCTCGCCAGTCTGTATCTTCGAAACTTCAACGATCTCAAGAAGGCGGGTGAGCTTGCGAAGCGAGCGCGTGACGCGTGGCCGGCTGATCCGGTCATAGCCGACACGGCGGGCTGGATTCTGCACAAGCAGGGTGATTACGCCACGGCGCAAACGCTTCTGATGGACAGTGCCGGCAAGCTGACGGACAATGCCGAGGTTCAGTATCACCTGGCGATGAACTATTACATGCTGGGCGATGCGAAGGCGGCGAAAGCGGCGTTTGAAGAGGCCCTTCGGTTAAAGGGGAAATTCCCGGAGGCTGCGGAGATTCCATCGCGACTGGCATTGCTCAATGCAGCAGAGTCCGGGGTTTCGACCGAAGTCCTTGAGCGCTATGTGCGGGAGAGTCCGCAGGATCCATTCGCCGTCGGACAACTCGCGATTCGGCAGGAGAAGGAAGGCAAAATCGACGCTGCAATTGCCACTCAGCGTGTGGCATTGAAGCTGAATCCGCAAAACGCGAAGGCGATGACGGCGCTCGCACGCATGTTGAAAGCCAAGGGGAATATTGCCGAGGCGACCGAGTTTGCGAAGGCTGCTCGAAAGCTCGTGCCCGATGATTTGGAGGTGTTGTCCCTAAATGGGGGCCTGGCTCTCATGGCCGGAGACTTTTCCGCAGCGTATCCCGTTCTTGACGATGTCGCCCGGGCTCAACCAAGGAATGCCGCCGTTAGGTTGGATCTTGCCAAGGCTGCATTCGCCATCGGACGGGTTGCAGAGGCGAAGTCAGCGCTTCAGCAGGCGCTCGCACTTGCGCCCAATGAGAGTGATCGGGAATCCCTGCAACTCATTGCCGGTCTGGAGAATCCGCTGGCTGTTCGCGACCTTGCCGAGCGTCGACTTGCGATGAATCCGGAGGACCTCCCGGCGCTGATGATATCTGCGTTGGCAACAACGGCGCCGGATGACGCGATCAAGATTTTGGAGCAGCTCCTGACCAAGTATCCGGACTTTTCGCCAGCACAGCGGAAGCTTGCGATCCTGCTCTCGATTTCCGCATCCAACGACAAGCGAACCATTGAGCTGGCGACCAAGGCGCGCATCGCCTTTCCGAGCGACAGTGATTTGGCGAAAGCACTGGGAATCGCGGTGTACCGGCAGGGAGAGCACCGTCGGGCAGTAGTCCTGATGGAAACGGCGAAAGGTGGGAGGCCGAGCGACCCTGAGGTGTGGTATTACCTGGGGATGTCGCAGCAGGCCTTGAAGGACCCCGGCAAGGCCCAGGCAGCGCTGGAGAAGTCGCTTGAGCTCGGATTGACCGGTGCGATGGCGGAGTCGGCTCAGGCGGCCATCAAGGCCATGAAAGGTTGA